The following proteins come from a genomic window of Nicotiana tomentosiformis chromosome 12, ASM39032v3, whole genome shotgun sequence:
- the LOC138903132 gene encoding uncharacterized protein, which yields MSEHHETQNVPSVTPIEPSPVETPIIEPTLSTPTSPNPKAESPPPSASSPTQSSIGSHRSRKTLTPKKFVATTSSSASPKKMVEMDTVEEEENQEISSLPMEECTDKDQVVGPVHAESSMTSPSLESTCNIPSSTGFSMGLQEKEDIENMLSIAAKGVVVKDGQGVSESQGEENRTLVENRELVPIALSALDNTTGAPTEGLVTSTEEPTLGSSPEPQASTDHALSPHFYVELLSMVVPEMRSLSEEENGDSEEDYDDVAIASFIRPKSRQVATQEPTPKRPNTRLQKKEALESAIKKSQEQQKKRKLVKDGKVMNEKVVLVVTADDEVAEEPGSLTRKFSQKHSISKSKKGSYVSAESLNKSEGDNSSEKLVEESGEKVMEESVGKVSEKTVYEKLAEKGKSARKSVKRKGDASEEPGSSKKAKVDDTQDAGKEKLKNQKWTHLFTSDSPKVYEEEVRSFYADFFTVEDDHICMMVNRVDFVMDSAVLGSILDVPAEGLSSIQGSCSSNFRNAIVKDKVVQQGEHVHKNSLLPVYQLLFEMVNKVGTHKQTFSKTTLEECECIDKVGEVGSTSTITQLINAQNSSTDEIRKLKARNVILEGQLSQLQEAPSSSSFQSTEVVRLTKENADLKKQVEDLKEKLLNE from the exons ATGTCTGAACACCATGAAACTCAAAATGTTCCAAGTGTTACCCCCATTGAGCCCTCACCTGTTGAAACGCCAATCATAGAACCCACACTCTCCACACCAACCAGTCCAAACCCTAAGGCAGAATCACCACCACCCTCTGCTTCCTCTCCTACCCAATCGAGTATTGGTTCTCATCGGAGTCGCAAAACTTTGACTCCTAAGAAGTTTGTGGCTACGACTTCTTCTTCTGCCTCGCCGAAAAAAATGGTTGAAATGGATACagtcgaagaagaagaaaatcaagaaatttcTAGTCTACCAATGGAAGAATGCACTGATAAAGACCAAGTTGTTGGTCCTGTCCATGCTGAATCATCAATGACATCCCCTAGTCTTGAGTCTACATGTAACATTCCTTCTTCTACTGGGTTTTCCATGGGGTTACAAGAAAAAGAAGACATAGAAAATATGTTGTCGATAGCTGCTAAGGGTGTTGTTGTTAAGGATGGTCAGGGTGTATCTGAGTCTCAGGGGGAAGAAAATAGGACTCTAGTGGAGAATAGGGAACTTGTGCCTATTGCACTATCAGCACTGGACAATACTACTGGGGCACCTACTGAGGGACTTGTTACCTCCACAGAGGAGCCAACTCTTGGGTCCTCTCCAGAACCCCAGGCCAGTACTGATCATGCTCTCTCTCCTCACTTCTACGTTGAGCTTTTATCTATGGTTGTGCCTGAGATGAGATCCTTATCTGAGGAAGAAAACGGGGACAGTGAAGAGGATTATGATGATGTGGCAATTGCTAGTTTTATCAGGCCTAAGAGCAGACAGGTGGCTACTCAAGAGCCAACTCCTAAGAGACCTAATACTAGGTTGCAAAAGAAGGAGGCTCTTGAGTCTGCTATTAAGAAAAGCCAAGAACAACAAAAGAAGAGAAAGTTGGTGAAAGATGGGAAGGTTATGAATGAGAAAGTAGTGCTTGTTGTTACTGCGGATGATGAAGTAGccgaggaacctggttccttgacTCGCAAGTTCTCACAGAAGCATTCTATCTCCAAGTCAAAAAAGGGATCCTATGTGAGTGCTGAGAGTCTGAACAAGAGTGAAGGTGATAACTCTAGTGAAAAGTTAGTGGAAGAATCTGGAGAAAAAGTGATGGAAGAATCAGTTGGAAAGGTATCGGAGAAGACAGTGTATGAGAAATTGGCTGAGAAAGGAAAAAGTGCTCGTAAATCAGTGAAAAGGAAGGGTGATGCCAGTGAGGAACCTGGTTCTTCCAAAAAGGCAAAGGTTGATGATACCCAGGATGCTGGGaaggaaaaattgaaaaatcaaaaG TGGACGCACTTGTTCACAAGTGACAGTCCCAAAGTGTATGAGGAGGAAGTACGCAGTTTCTATGCTGACTTCTTCACAGTTGAGGATGATCATATTTGCATGATGGTGAATAGGGTCGATTTTGTTATGGACTCTGCTGTGCTGGGATCTATTCTGGATGTGCCTGCTGAGGGATTGTCTTCGATTCAAGGCTCCTGCTCTTCAAACTTTAGAAATGCTATCGTGAAGGATAAGGTAGTTCAGCAGGGGGAACATGTACACAAGAATAGCCTCCTTCCAGTGTACCAATTGCTGtttgagatggtgaacaag GTGGGTACTCATAAGCAAACCTTCTCCAAGACCACTCTAGAGGAGTGTGAGTGCATTGATAAAGTTGGAGAGGTTGGCAGCACTTCTACTATCACCCAGTTGATCAATGCCCAAAACAGTTCCACTGATGAGATCAGGAAGCTGAAGGCAAGGAATGTCATTCTTGAGGGTCAGCTAAGTCAGCTTCAGGAGGCACCTAGTTCTAGTAGCTTTCAAAGCACAGAGGTTGTACGTCTGACCAAGGAGAATGCCGATCTCAAGAAACAGGTTGAGGACCTGAAGGAGAAACTGCTCAATGAGTAG